TTTCCATCTTGTGTTCGAAGCGCTCCATGAGCGGACGACGCTCTTCGATATCGCCCCGGTCGATCCGCTCCCCTTTCTCTTCCCGACCTATAAGAAGGACCGCGTACCGTTCTGGTTCCTCGAAATGGGGATGTTCCTGTACGATGCGCTCGCTTTGTTCCGCGCACCGAAGCTCCACCGGTTCCGCTGGAAGAAGGGGACGCTCGGGATAGCGCCGCGCCTCAATCCGAACGAACTCGTGTCGTCGTCGGAGTACTTCGACGGACGAACCGACGACAGCCGCCTCGTGCTGGAGACGCTCCGTGCCGCGCGCAATCGCGGGGCGCATGCGCTCAACTATGCAAAGGTAAGCGGCTTCGGGAAAACGGGCGACGAGATACGCGTAGTCGAGATAAAGGACACCCTTACCGGCAAGGAGTATGAGGCGCACGGACGCGTCATCATCAACGCCGCGGGGCCGTGGCTTGAGGAAGTCATTCACTCTTTCGACAAGGCCCATCCGCGGGTGATACGGGCGTCCAAGGGCGTTCACCTTTTCGTCGCCGCCAAACCCGGGGACTCGAAGGATGCCGTTGTAATATCGGATTCGAGATCGAAGCGGATACTGTTCTATGTCCCGTGGAAGCCGGGAGTGAACCTTCTCGGCACGACGGATACCGATTACAAAGGCGATTACAATGCCGTATACGCCGACAGCTCCGATGTCGACTATGTTCTCGATAATTACGAACACTATTTTCCCGGCTCGATCGATCGCAGCGAGATACTCTCAACGAACGCAGGCCTGCGTCCGCTCATTTTTTCCGAGGGCAAGGATG
The window above is part of the Spirochaetota bacterium genome. Proteins encoded here:
- a CDS encoding glycerol-3-phosphate dehydrogenase/oxidase, with the translated sequence MPQERSEILTGLKTTTYDVIVIGGGITGAGIAHEAALQGLSVLLLEKKDFSWGTSSRSSKLVHGGLRYLEQMYFHLVFEALHERTTLFDIAPVDPLPFLFPTYKKDRVPFWFLEMGMFLYDALALFRAPKLHRFRWKKGTLGIAPRLNPNELVSSSEYFDGRTDDSRLVLETLRAARNRGAHALNYAKVSGFGKTGDEIRVVEIKDTLTGKEYEAHGRVIINAAGPWLEEVIHSFDKAHPRVIRASKGVHLFVAAKPGDSKDAVVISDSRSKRILFYVPWKPGVNLLGTTDTDYKGDYNAVYADSSDVDYVLDNYEHYFPGSIDRSEILSTNAGLRPLIFSEGKDERTTSREHRIIVHDPFNLVSIGGGKLTTYRVMAKQALDAALTVLKKRGTCPALMPGDRKEKLVTREEIHGTMALSKPATEFIVGHMGYTDIALRVNDIALRDRALAKHVGTDVRIPRALIRYFVEEEQAMRLDDIMDRRLRLSLTEADGGMRTARAIAAEMAKLLGWNALRTAKEIREYQTEADMNRRSIRSK